The Coffea arabica cultivar ET-39 chromosome 8e, Coffea Arabica ET-39 HiFi, whole genome shotgun sequence genome window below encodes:
- the LOC113702913 gene encoding uncharacterized protein isoform X2, whose protein sequence is MAPSLLLRLPSSAPATSIAHFQQTNMAKPRKFSTQIRCIGWDPEGVLGPAQGGHIARLEFKRRLEKDADARDDFERQVRQEKERRRTVREARAVPDTVAELVEYFLDTEARELEFEIARLRPRLNEEFFSHIQLELGKLRFAVSKTQDMEDRQIELEALLKALQEGTEAYDKLQADLVTAKNSLAKILTSKDVKTTLLELVEKNELNRSLLTLLDENIANAFRANQVAARLNRIELFK, encoded by the exons ATGGCTCCCTCTCTCCTTCTCCGCCTTCCCTCCTCCGCCCCGGCCACCTCCATAGCTCACTTCCAACAGACAAATATGGCGAAACCCAGAAAATTTTCAACCCAAATTCGCTGCATAGGATGG GACCCAGAAGGCGTGTTAGGACCAGCGCAAGGAGGCCACATCGCAAGACTGGAGTTCAAGAGGCGCCTGGAAAAAGATGCCGATGCTCGAGATGATTTTGAACGCCAGGTTCGCCAAGAAAAAGAGCGTCGCCGCACTGTTCGCGAG gctCGTGCTGTACCAGATACTGTTGCAGAACTCGTCGAGTATTTTCTTGATACCGAAGCTCGAGAGCTGGAATTTGAGATTGCTAGGTTGAGACCTCG ATTGAATGAGGAGTTCTTTTCACACATTCAGCTGGAATTGGGAAAGTTGAGATTTGCTGTATCAAAAACTCAG GATATGGAGGATAGACAAATTGAGTTAGAAGCTCTGCTAAAAGCCCTTCAGGAAGGAACAG AAGCCTATGATAAATTGCAAGCAGACCTTGTAACAGCAAAGAACAGCTTGGCCAAGATTTTGACATCAAAGGATGTAAAGACAACT CTATTGGAGTTGGTTGAGAAGAATGAGTTAAATAGATCCCTACTGACACTTCTCGATGAGAATATTGCAAATGCATTCAGGGCTAACCAG GTGGCTGCCCGTCTAAATAGGATTGAATTGTTCAAGTGA
- the LOC113702913 gene encoding uncharacterized protein isoform X1, translating into MAPSLLLRLPSSAPATSIAHFQQTNMAKPRKFSTQIRCIGWDPEGVLGPAQGGHIARLEFKRRLEKDADARDDFERQVRQEKERRRTVREARAVPDTVAELVEYFLDTEARELEFEIARLRPRLNEEFFSHIQLELGKLRFAVSKTQDMEDRQIELEALLKALQEGTEAYDKLQADLVTAKNSLAKILTSKDVKTTLLELVEKNELNRSLLTLLDENIANAFRANQKEAAEYMSKLRGAVLKYITV; encoded by the exons ATGGCTCCCTCTCTCCTTCTCCGCCTTCCCTCCTCCGCCCCGGCCACCTCCATAGCTCACTTCCAACAGACAAATATGGCGAAACCCAGAAAATTTTCAACCCAAATTCGCTGCATAGGATGG GACCCAGAAGGCGTGTTAGGACCAGCGCAAGGAGGCCACATCGCAAGACTGGAGTTCAAGAGGCGCCTGGAAAAAGATGCCGATGCTCGAGATGATTTTGAACGCCAGGTTCGCCAAGAAAAAGAGCGTCGCCGCACTGTTCGCGAG gctCGTGCTGTACCAGATACTGTTGCAGAACTCGTCGAGTATTTTCTTGATACCGAAGCTCGAGAGCTGGAATTTGAGATTGCTAGGTTGAGACCTCG ATTGAATGAGGAGTTCTTTTCACACATTCAGCTGGAATTGGGAAAGTTGAGATTTGCTGTATCAAAAACTCAG GATATGGAGGATAGACAAATTGAGTTAGAAGCTCTGCTAAAAGCCCTTCAGGAAGGAACAG AAGCCTATGATAAATTGCAAGCAGACCTTGTAACAGCAAAGAACAGCTTGGCCAAGATTTTGACATCAAAGGATGTAAAGACAACT CTATTGGAGTTGGTTGAGAAGAATGAGTTAAATAGATCCCTACTGACACTTCTCGATGAGAATATTGCAAATGCATTCAGGGCTAACCAG AAGGAAGCAGCAGAATATATGTCAAAGCTTCGGGGTGCTGTGCTGAAGTATATAACTGTTTAG
- the LOC113703314 gene encoding pectinesterase inhibitor 9 translates to MANCGFYLLLFLSFHYFTPATSDPTVSASDFIKAACKTTRFYALCVTSLAPYSNTIQQSERQLVRAALTVALSKAQSTKLFVAKFSNSTGLKPREFQALKDCKDNMVDSFDQLSQSIQELARLNNQVTSRDFRWHMSNVQTWVSAALTDDSTCLDGFSGSYTSGKVKVPITRRVVYVAQVTSNALALINRFAAAGHRSGPTSNAP, encoded by the coding sequence ATGGCCAACTGTGGCTTTTACTTGCTACTGTTTTTGTCTTTCCACTACTTCACTCCAGCCACTTCAGATCCTACTGTTTCTGCATCAGATTTCATCAAAGCAGCCTGCAAAACCACCAGATTTTATGCGTTGTGCGTTACATCGCTTGCACCCTATTCCAATACCATCCAACAAAGTGAAAGACAGTTAGTTCGAGCTGCCTTAACAGTCGCCTTAAGCAAAGCTCAATCCACAAAACTGTTTGTTGCCAAGTTCTCCAATTCCACAGGATTGAAGCCCAGAGAATTTCAGGCTCTTAAAGACTGCAAAGACAACATGGTTGATAGTTTTGATCAGCTCAGCCAATCTATCCAAGAACTCGCCCGGTTGAATAATCAGGTAACCAGTCGGGATTTCAGGTGGCACATGAGTAATGTGCAGACTTGGGTTAGTGCAGCTTTAACTGATGACAGTACTTGTCTTGATGGGTTTTCTGGGTCTTACACGAGTGGAAAAGTGAAGGTTCCTATTACAAGAAGAGTTGTTTATGTTGCTCAAGTTACTAGTAATGCTCTTGCCTTGATTAATCGCTTTGCAGCAGCAGGACATCGGTCCGGTCCCACCTCGAATGCACCTTGA